A single window of Salvia splendens isolate huo1 chromosome 6, SspV2, whole genome shotgun sequence DNA harbors:
- the LOC121809901 gene encoding chromatin assembly factor 1 subunit FAS2-like isoform X3, translating to MRGGTVQINWHDSKPVLACDFHPISALLATAGADYDIKIWATVSSSDQKKAPGVAYQSNLSYHSSAVNALRFSPSGDQLASGADGGELILWKLNVTDAGEVWKVHKSLVFHRKDVLDLQWSADGAYLITGSVDNSCIIWDANKGSVHQILDAHFHYVQGVAWDPLGKYAASFSSDRTCRIYVNKPSKAKGVERSNYVCQHVISKAELPVPDESKSARSHLFLDETLPSFFRRLAWSPDGSFLLVPAGIQILHSLYNSVGLRACYTSTTEVKQISCHTLFIISGTHKSTPTSELVNTAYVFSRKDVSRPALMLPGASKPVVAVRFCPMKFKLLGTTTSSAFNLPYRLIFAVATLNSLYIYDTESIQPIVIVAGVHYAAITDIAWSPSGNFLVLSSQDGYCTLLEFENQELGALIPISEEKQVTGDENTSLVVEESMVDVSSGSASVDSRKEKEENLLKEKKENLLKEKDESGDVKQASPSTAAAPQAKPAKRRITPMAID from the exons ATGAGGGGTGGAACGGTTCAGATCAATTGGCACGACTCCAAACCCGTACTCGCCTGCGATTTCCATCCGATCTCCGCCCTCCTCGCTACCGCCGGCGCCGACTACGACATTAAG ATTTGGGCAACGGTTTCTAGCTCTGACCAAAAGAAGGCTCCTGGGGTTGCTTACCAGAGCAATCTGTCATACCATAGTTCTGCTGTAAATGCACTTCGCTTCTCCCCGTCTG GAGACCAGTTGGCTTCTGGCGCTGATG GTGGTGAGCTGATTTTATGGAAATTAAATGTTACTGATGCTGGTGAAGTTTGGAAAGTCCACAAGTCTTTAGT GTTTCATCGTAAGGATGTATTAGACCTGCAATGGTCTGCTGATGGGGCATATCTGATAACCGGTTCAGTAGATAATTCCTGCATCATATGGGATGCTAATAAGG GTTCTGTACACCAAATTTTGGACGCACATTTTCATTATGTTCAAGGTGTAGCATGGGATCCGTTGGGGAAATATGCAGCATCATTCAGTTCAGATAGAACTTGTCGTATTTATGTTAACAAGCCTTCTAAAGCCAAAGGTGTTGAGAGGTCAAATTATGTTTGCCAGCATGTCATCTCGAAGGCAGAGTTGCCAGTGCCTGATGAGTCTAAg TCAGCTAGAAGCCATCTTTTCCTTGACGAGACACTGCCATCTTTCTTTCGAAGATTAGCCTGGTCTCCAGATGGATCATTTTTACTTGTTCCCGCAGGTATCCAAATTTTACATTCTTTGTATAATTCAGTGGGCTTGAGAGCATGTTATACTTCCACAACTGAAGTTAAACAAATCTCTTGTCATACACTTTTTATCATTTCAGGTACTCACAAAAGTACACCAACTTCTGAACTTGTCAATACTGCTTATGTATTTTCAAGAAAAGATGTTTCCAG ACCTGCTCTAATGCTTCCTGGTGCAAGTAAACCTGTTGTTGCAGTTCGGTTTTGCCCCATGAAGTTTAAATTGTTAGGGACGACTACAT CTTCAGCATTTAACCTCCCCTATCGCCTTATATTTGCTGTGGCCACGTTGAACTCCTTGTATATTTATGACACTGAAAGCATTCAGCCAATAGTAATTGTAGCTGGAGTTCATTATGCAGCTATAACAGACATTGCATG GTCACCGTCCGGTAATTTTCTAGTGTTATCCTCTCAAGATGGATACTGCACACTGCTTGAATTTGAAAATCAAGAACTCGGCGCACTTATTCCCATATCAG AGGAAAAGCAAGTGACGGGAGATGAAAATACGAGCCTCGTTGTAGAAGAATCCATGGTTGATGTCAGTAGTGGCAGTGCTTCTGTAGATagtagaaaagaaaaggaagagaATTtactaaaagaaaagaaagagaattTACTGAAAGAGAAGGATGAGAGTGGTGATGTGAAACAAGCTTCACCAAGTACAGCAGCAGCACCTCAAGCTAAGCCTGCCAAGAGGCGTATTACCCCCATGGCTATCGATTAA
- the LOC121809901 gene encoding chromatin assembly factor 1 subunit FAS2-like isoform X4, which yields MRGGTVQINWHDSKPVLACDFHPISALLATAGADYDIKIWATVSSSDQKKAPGVAYQSNLSYHSSAVNALRFSPSGDQLASGADGGELILWKLNVTDAGEVWKVHKSLVFHRKDVLDLQWSADGAYLITGSVDNSCIIWDANKGSVHQILDAHFHYVQGVAWDPLGKYAASFSSDRTCRIYVNKPSKAKGVERSNYVCQHVISKAELPVPDESKSARSHLFLDETLPSFFRRLAWSPDGSFLLVPAGTHKSTPTSELVNTAYVFSRKDVSRPALMLPGASKPVVAVRFCPMKFKLLGTTTCMIHLCCSLFGPKSPSTAFELILSHSLSLSLWSASAFNLPYRLIFAVATLNSLYIYDTESIQPIVIVAGVHYAAITDIAWSPSGNFLVLSSQDGYCTLLEFENQELGALIPISEEKQVTGDENTSLVVEESMVDVSSGSASVDSRKEKEENLLKEKKENLLKEKDESGDVKQASPSTAAAPQAKPAKRRITPMAID from the exons ATGAGGGGTGGAACGGTTCAGATCAATTGGCACGACTCCAAACCCGTACTCGCCTGCGATTTCCATCCGATCTCCGCCCTCCTCGCTACCGCCGGCGCCGACTACGACATTAAG ATTTGGGCAACGGTTTCTAGCTCTGACCAAAAGAAGGCTCCTGGGGTTGCTTACCAGAGCAATCTGTCATACCATAGTTCTGCTGTAAATGCACTTCGCTTCTCCCCGTCTG GAGACCAGTTGGCTTCTGGCGCTGATG GTGGTGAGCTGATTTTATGGAAATTAAATGTTACTGATGCTGGTGAAGTTTGGAAAGTCCACAAGTCTTTAGT GTTTCATCGTAAGGATGTATTAGACCTGCAATGGTCTGCTGATGGGGCATATCTGATAACCGGTTCAGTAGATAATTCCTGCATCATATGGGATGCTAATAAGG GTTCTGTACACCAAATTTTGGACGCACATTTTCATTATGTTCAAGGTGTAGCATGGGATCCGTTGGGGAAATATGCAGCATCATTCAGTTCAGATAGAACTTGTCGTATTTATGTTAACAAGCCTTCTAAAGCCAAAGGTGTTGAGAGGTCAAATTATGTTTGCCAGCATGTCATCTCGAAGGCAGAGTTGCCAGTGCCTGATGAGTCTAAg TCAGCTAGAAGCCATCTTTTCCTTGACGAGACACTGCCATCTTTCTTTCGAAGATTAGCCTGGTCTCCAGATGGATCATTTTTACTTGTTCCCGCAG GTACTCACAAAAGTACACCAACTTCTGAACTTGTCAATACTGCTTATGTATTTTCAAGAAAAGATGTTTCCAG ACCTGCTCTAATGCTTCCTGGTGCAAGTAAACCTGTTGTTGCAGTTCGGTTTTGCCCCATGAAGTTTAAATTGTTAGGGACGACTACATGTATGATTCATCTCTGCTGTTCACTCTTTGGGCCTAAAAGTCCTAGCACTGCCTTCGAACTTATCTtatctcactctctctctctctccctctggTCAGCTTCAGCATTTAACCTCCCCTATCGCCTTATATTTGCTGTGGCCACGTTGAACTCCTTGTATATTTATGACACTGAAAGCATTCAGCCAATAGTAATTGTAGCTGGAGTTCATTATGCAGCTATAACAGACATTGCATG GTCACCGTCCGGTAATTTTCTAGTGTTATCCTCTCAAGATGGATACTGCACACTGCTTGAATTTGAAAATCAAGAACTCGGCGCACTTATTCCCATATCAG AGGAAAAGCAAGTGACGGGAGATGAAAATACGAGCCTCGTTGTAGAAGAATCCATGGTTGATGTCAGTAGTGGCAGTGCTTCTGTAGATagtagaaaagaaaaggaagagaATTtactaaaagaaaagaaagagaattTACTGAAAGAGAAGGATGAGAGTGGTGATGTGAAACAAGCTTCACCAAGTACAGCAGCAGCACCTCAAGCTAAGCCTGCCAAGAGGCGTATTACCCCCATGGCTATCGATTAA
- the LOC121807178 gene encoding cell wall / vacuolar inhibitor of fructosidase 2-like: MGYSCFTLLLSLAIFFFSFRQSSADLIRQTCKATKYYDLCVSTLKSDSSSPKADGAKALALIAVRAAAANATATNAYLSAQMLSAAASDMRAALKECADRYALASEALKSSSLDLSNEMYDYAYMHVMAAADYPSGCRGAFKRAPGLLIPPEMALREDGLKRICDVVLGIIDALA, translated from the coding sequence ATGGGCTACTCTTGTTTCACACTACTCCTCTCGTtggccatcttcttcttctcattcCGGCAGTCGTCGGCCGATCTAATTCGCCAGACGTGCAAGGCCACCAAGTACTACGACCTCTGCGTGTCGACGCTGAAATCGGACTCCTCGAGCCCCAAGGCCGACGGCGCCAAGGCGCTGGCGCTAATCGCGGTGAGGGCCGCGGCAGCCAACGCGACCGCCACCAACGCCTACCTGTCGGCGCAGATGCTGAGCGCGGCCGCGAGCGACATGAGAGCGGCGCTCAAGGAGTGCGCTGACAGGTATGCGCTGGCTAGCGAGGCGCTCAAGAGCTCCTCGCTAGATTTGAGCAACGAAATGTACGATTACGCGTACATGCACGTGATGGCGGCCGCGGACTATCCGAGCGGGTGCCGTGGCGCCTTTAAAAGGGCGCCGGGGCTGCTCATTCCCCCCGAGATGGCTCTCCGGGAGGACGGCCTCAAGCGCATCTGCGACGTCGTTTTGGGAATCATTGATGCTCTAGCTTGA
- the LOC121809901 gene encoding chromatin assembly factor 1 subunit FAS2-like isoform X2, whose product MRGGTVQINWHDSKPVLACDFHPISALLATAGADYDIKIWATVSSSDQKKAPGVAYQSNLSYHSSAVNALRFSPSGDQLASGADGGELILWKLNVTDAGEVWKVHKSLVFHRKDVLDLQWSADGAYLITGSVDNSCIIWDANKGSVHQILDAHFHYVQGVAWDPLGKYAASFSSDRTCRIYVNKPSKAKGVERSNYVCQHVISKAELPVPDESKSARSHLFLDETLPSFFRRLAWSPDGSFLLVPAGIQILHSLYNSVGLRACYTSTTEVKQISCHTLFIISGTHKSTPTSELVNTAYVFSRKDVSRPALMLPGASKPVVAVRFCPMKFKLLGTTTCMIHLCCSLFGPKSPSTAFELILSHSLSLSLWSASAFNLPYRLIFAVATLNSLYIYDTESIQPIVIVAGVHYAAITDIAWSPSGNFLVLSSQDGYCTLLEFENQELGALIPISEEKQVTGDENTSLVVEESMVDVSSGSASVDSRKEKEENLLKEKKENLLKEKDESGDVKQASPSTAAAPQAKPAKRRITPMAID is encoded by the exons ATGAGGGGTGGAACGGTTCAGATCAATTGGCACGACTCCAAACCCGTACTCGCCTGCGATTTCCATCCGATCTCCGCCCTCCTCGCTACCGCCGGCGCCGACTACGACATTAAG ATTTGGGCAACGGTTTCTAGCTCTGACCAAAAGAAGGCTCCTGGGGTTGCTTACCAGAGCAATCTGTCATACCATAGTTCTGCTGTAAATGCACTTCGCTTCTCCCCGTCTG GAGACCAGTTGGCTTCTGGCGCTGATG GTGGTGAGCTGATTTTATGGAAATTAAATGTTACTGATGCTGGTGAAGTTTGGAAAGTCCACAAGTCTTTAGT GTTTCATCGTAAGGATGTATTAGACCTGCAATGGTCTGCTGATGGGGCATATCTGATAACCGGTTCAGTAGATAATTCCTGCATCATATGGGATGCTAATAAGG GTTCTGTACACCAAATTTTGGACGCACATTTTCATTATGTTCAAGGTGTAGCATGGGATCCGTTGGGGAAATATGCAGCATCATTCAGTTCAGATAGAACTTGTCGTATTTATGTTAACAAGCCTTCTAAAGCCAAAGGTGTTGAGAGGTCAAATTATGTTTGCCAGCATGTCATCTCGAAGGCAGAGTTGCCAGTGCCTGATGAGTCTAAg TCAGCTAGAAGCCATCTTTTCCTTGACGAGACACTGCCATCTTTCTTTCGAAGATTAGCCTGGTCTCCAGATGGATCATTTTTACTTGTTCCCGCAGGTATCCAAATTTTACATTCTTTGTATAATTCAGTGGGCTTGAGAGCATGTTATACTTCCACAACTGAAGTTAAACAAATCTCTTGTCATACACTTTTTATCATTTCAGGTACTCACAAAAGTACACCAACTTCTGAACTTGTCAATACTGCTTATGTATTTTCAAGAAAAGATGTTTCCAG ACCTGCTCTAATGCTTCCTGGTGCAAGTAAACCTGTTGTTGCAGTTCGGTTTTGCCCCATGAAGTTTAAATTGTTAGGGACGACTACATGTATGATTCATCTCTGCTGTTCACTCTTTGGGCCTAAAAGTCCTAGCACTGCCTTCGAACTTATCTtatctcactctctctctctctccctctggTCAGCTTCAGCATTTAACCTCCCCTATCGCCTTATATTTGCTGTGGCCACGTTGAACTCCTTGTATATTTATGACACTGAAAGCATTCAGCCAATAGTAATTGTAGCTGGAGTTCATTATGCAGCTATAACAGACATTGCATG GTCACCGTCCGGTAATTTTCTAGTGTTATCCTCTCAAGATGGATACTGCACACTGCTTGAATTTGAAAATCAAGAACTCGGCGCACTTATTCCCATATCAG AGGAAAAGCAAGTGACGGGAGATGAAAATACGAGCCTCGTTGTAGAAGAATCCATGGTTGATGTCAGTAGTGGCAGTGCTTCTGTAGATagtagaaaagaaaaggaagagaATTtactaaaagaaaagaaagagaattTACTGAAAGAGAAGGATGAGAGTGGTGATGTGAAACAAGCTTCACCAAGTACAGCAGCAGCACCTCAAGCTAAGCCTGCCAAGAGGCGTATTACCCCCATGGCTATCGATTAA
- the LOC121809901 gene encoding chromatin assembly factor 1 subunit FAS2-like isoform X1: MRGGTVQINWHDSKPVLACDFHPISALLATAGADYDIKIWATVSSSDQKKAPGVAYQSNLSYHSSAVNALRFSPSGDQLASGADGGELILWKLNVTDAGEVWKVHKSLVFHRKDVLDLQWSADGAYLITGSVDNSCIIWDANKGSVHQILDAHFHYVQGVAWDPLGKYAASFSSDRTCRIYVNKPSKAKGVERSNYVCQHVISKAELPVPDESKSARSHLFLDETLPSFFRRLAWSPDGSFLLVPAGTHKSTPTSELVNTAYVFSRKDVSRPALMLPGASKPVVAVRFCPMKFKLLGTTTSSAFNLPYRLIFAVATLNSLYIYDTESIQPIVIVAGVHYAAITDIAWSPSGNFLVLSSQDGYCTLLEFENQELGALIPISEEKQVTGDENTSLVVEESMVDVSSGSASVDSRKEKEENLLKEKKENLLKEKDESGDVKQASPSTAAAPQAKPAKRRITPMAID, from the exons ATGAGGGGTGGAACGGTTCAGATCAATTGGCACGACTCCAAACCCGTACTCGCCTGCGATTTCCATCCGATCTCCGCCCTCCTCGCTACCGCCGGCGCCGACTACGACATTAAG ATTTGGGCAACGGTTTCTAGCTCTGACCAAAAGAAGGCTCCTGGGGTTGCTTACCAGAGCAATCTGTCATACCATAGTTCTGCTGTAAATGCACTTCGCTTCTCCCCGTCTG GAGACCAGTTGGCTTCTGGCGCTGATG GTGGTGAGCTGATTTTATGGAAATTAAATGTTACTGATGCTGGTGAAGTTTGGAAAGTCCACAAGTCTTTAGT GTTTCATCGTAAGGATGTATTAGACCTGCAATGGTCTGCTGATGGGGCATATCTGATAACCGGTTCAGTAGATAATTCCTGCATCATATGGGATGCTAATAAGG GTTCTGTACACCAAATTTTGGACGCACATTTTCATTATGTTCAAGGTGTAGCATGGGATCCGTTGGGGAAATATGCAGCATCATTCAGTTCAGATAGAACTTGTCGTATTTATGTTAACAAGCCTTCTAAAGCCAAAGGTGTTGAGAGGTCAAATTATGTTTGCCAGCATGTCATCTCGAAGGCAGAGTTGCCAGTGCCTGATGAGTCTAAg TCAGCTAGAAGCCATCTTTTCCTTGACGAGACACTGCCATCTTTCTTTCGAAGATTAGCCTGGTCTCCAGATGGATCATTTTTACTTGTTCCCGCAG GTACTCACAAAAGTACACCAACTTCTGAACTTGTCAATACTGCTTATGTATTTTCAAGAAAAGATGTTTCCAG ACCTGCTCTAATGCTTCCTGGTGCAAGTAAACCTGTTGTTGCAGTTCGGTTTTGCCCCATGAAGTTTAAATTGTTAGGGACGACTACAT CTTCAGCATTTAACCTCCCCTATCGCCTTATATTTGCTGTGGCCACGTTGAACTCCTTGTATATTTATGACACTGAAAGCATTCAGCCAATAGTAATTGTAGCTGGAGTTCATTATGCAGCTATAACAGACATTGCATG GTCACCGTCCGGTAATTTTCTAGTGTTATCCTCTCAAGATGGATACTGCACACTGCTTGAATTTGAAAATCAAGAACTCGGCGCACTTATTCCCATATCAG AGGAAAAGCAAGTGACGGGAGATGAAAATACGAGCCTCGTTGTAGAAGAATCCATGGTTGATGTCAGTAGTGGCAGTGCTTCTGTAGATagtagaaaagaaaaggaagagaATTtactaaaagaaaagaaagagaattTACTGAAAGAGAAGGATGAGAGTGGTGATGTGAAACAAGCTTCACCAAGTACAGCAGCAGCACCTCAAGCTAAGCCTGCCAAGAGGCGTATTACCCCCATGGCTATCGATTAA